One window from the genome of Alosa alosa isolate M-15738 ecotype Scorff River chromosome 15, AALO_Geno_1.1, whole genome shotgun sequence encodes:
- the LOC125307925 gene encoding protein TRACHEARY ELEMENT DIFFERENTIATION-RELATED 7A-like gives MAIRALWPPKAAFPASSYLQRQTPRTTPHHPAPHHTTPHHPAPHRTTPHHTTPPRTTLHHTTPHHTAPPCTTPPRTTPHLPAPHRTEQRSATQHPREGPRLVQNRPCSGPESLTHNRARAAPDLH, from the exons ATGGCCATCAGAGCACTGTGGCCTCCCAAGGCTGCGTTTCCTGCCTCCTCGTATTTACAAAG ACAAACAccccgcaccacaccgcaccaccccgcaccacaccacaccaccccgcACCACCctgcaccacaccgcaccaccccgcaccacaccacaccaccccgcACCACCCTGCACCACACCAccccgcaccacaccgcaccacccTGCACCACACCACCCCGCACCACCCCGCACCTacccgcaccacaccgcacagAGCAGCGCAGCGCAACACAGCACCCCAGAGAGGGGCCACGTCTGGTGCAGAATCGGCCCTGTTCCGGCCCcgagtctctcacacacaacagggCCAGAGCTGCCCCAGATTTGCACTAG